In a genomic window of Candidatus Cloacimonadota bacterium:
- a CDS encoding bifunctional riboflavin kinase/FAD synthetase, translated as MKYFKNQKCDFKYPVITMGTFDGVHLGHQKLLKILSRKAKEKNGEAVVITYFHHPLETIHRKTFPYLLTEKDRKEKLLKKFGADCVIYLNFDDKMAEMLPEQFLLDILINEIHAREMVIGYDTHFGKERKGNFQFLKKNEEKFGFQVDLIEPLKIHNRIVSSSLIRDLIREGNMQEVSKFLGRNYSLSGLVIKGHRIGRDIGFPTINIQPFDPHKLIPAIGVYISEIFVNSNKYIGVTNIGYSPTLKKISIKEVETNIIDFQGDLYDKKVEIVFHKRLREELLFTSKTELVDAIQNDVEKARRYFGMLLKHPV; from the coding sequence ATGAAATACTTCAAAAACCAGAAATGCGATTTTAAATATCCTGTGATCACGATGGGAACTTTCGATGGTGTTCATCTCGGACACCAAAAATTGTTGAAAATCCTCTCCCGAAAGGCGAAAGAAAAAAATGGTGAAGCTGTAGTTATAACCTACTTTCATCATCCTTTAGAAACAATTCATAGAAAGACTTTTCCTTATCTGCTTACGGAAAAAGACAGGAAAGAAAAACTGCTGAAAAAATTTGGAGCAGATTGCGTTATTTATCTTAATTTCGATGATAAAATGGCGGAAATGCTTCCTGAACAATTTCTGTTGGATATTCTTATCAATGAAATTCATGCCAGAGAAATGGTGATCGGTTATGATACTCATTTTGGAAAAGAGCGGAAAGGTAATTTCCAGTTCCTGAAAAAAAATGAAGAAAAATTCGGTTTTCAGGTAGATTTGATCGAACCTCTTAAAATTCATAATCGTATTGTCAGCAGCAGTTTGATTCGGGATTTGATCAGGGAAGGAAATATGCAGGAAGTATCCAAATTTCTGGGCAGAAATTATTCTTTAAGCGGATTGGTGATCAAAGGTCATCGCATTGGCAGAGATATTGGATTTCCAACTATCAACATCCAACCGTTCGATCCGCACAAATTAATTCCTGCAATCGGTGTTTATATCAGTGAAATTTTCGTTAATTCCAATAAATATATCGGAGTAACGAATATTGGTTACAGCCCGACTCTGAAAAAAATATCCATTAAAGAAGTGGAAACCAATATCATCGATTTTCAAGGTGATCTTTATGATAAAAAAGTAGAAATTGTTTTTCATAAAAGATTGAGGGAAGAGTTGTTGTTTACATCGAAAACCGAACTTGTGGATGCGATTCAAAATGATGTTGAGAAAGCG